The genomic segment CTATTATTGCCCTCTTATCCGAGAAATCTGCGATAACCAGCGACTCAGAAACCTACCACAAAACCGAATCAATCTCCGCCATAACCGCCAGCGTCTCCGCAATAGCTACCAGAATCGCACGATACTGACGCACGTCCTCATGACGCAACACCTCTCCCTTCCGATCCTTCAACCACTTTTCACAGACCTGATACGCACCGATTTCATATTCCCATACGTCCTCGGGGACATCTGTGAAATACTGGGTCGGATTGATCCAAACACGCCCGTCCAGATAGCGCGCTTTTCCGACGACACCATCGCCTTCACCTTCAAACCGATGCACCGCTGGAATCTGTACGTCTTTCAGGAGATGCCAATCTATCAGATGCTGCCCCAATGCTGCGAGGGTGCGGAAGTGGTCTATGTCTTGTGGTAAGGGGATACGCGGGAAGTCGTATTTTAGGAAATCATAGTAGCGTTGGCGGTAGGTGGGACTGGACAAGATTGCATAGATATAGGCGAGGATGCCCTCTGGTGAAACACCTTCGGGGAGGTTAAATGGGGCGGTCTGCGGCAATTCTAACGCCTCTGAAAGGGCAGTGAGAAACGGAGATTTGAAATTGAGCGATCGTTTTGTAGCGAGTCCCAATTCCTTTGGGTTTGGGTATAAGTAGAGCGGAAATACATGTGTAGGTCCGTCTTTGTTTGAGATGCAATTGCCATCGATAATTCGGTCGGTAACAAAGACGTGCTGCCATGTGCTTGCACTTCTGAGGCTGCGGTGTGTGCAAAGGGCAGGATTTTCTTTCTGCAGATAGGGCATAATTAAGGGACGGGGAGCACAGTGAAAACCACGCGATTGTCCAGTATAATAAGTCCAGCGCGTATCATAAGGGCGATAATTTATAGGTTGGATGTGCTGTTCAACATCCGGGTGATTCCGAAGATCCGCCTGGGCAAGGTGAACCTTCCAGTCCTGGGTATCTTTTTGCAATTTGTATTTCTGGCGGGCTTCGTCTTCAGGAAGCGAAACAAAATCTTTTACAGTTTTATGTAATTGCTCAGCAGTCCAATGGATCGTCAGTTTGTCGCGAGCTGTGAGAATTCCGATTGAACTGATTTGAAAAATATCAGTAATTTTCTTCGATTCTTTTTCATATTCTGCTCGCGCTTCTACCTCTTGCGGCGTAAAATAATAATACGGTGATTTTGGTTGAAATGCACACCAGTCATTAGTTTCGACATAGGTTTCGGAAAGTGCGTTGTATTTCTCCTCACGAAGTCCCCAAAGATCAGCATAATAGATCTTTGCCAGTGAGGGGTTGTTCGGTTCTTTTACACATAAGAGAATAGTGACTCCTTGCTTGATATCAAAGACGTTTTCGTCAGTTTCCGTTTCAGGAGAAATTTCCCCGATTCTGCTACCACCGTGTAAATTGAAACAATAGATAGCATTGAAACTCTTCATCAGGGATTGCCTCATTCTGCGAAAAGTTACTCCGCCAAGAAAATTATTATTGACAATATAGCCGATAACACCCTCACCATTTTTATCAATTCGCCACTGTGCTCACCGAAGAAATTTCACATAATCGGCTTGAAGAAATTTCGTCTGATCTTTAATTCCCAATAATTTTCCATCCGTTGGTTTATAATCTTCAATAAGTTCTCCGATAAAAGTCAACCTATTCCCCTCACTACTTGGATTGGCTGAATCCTGTGGATATGGTGGATTGCCAAGGATGACGAGAATTGGTTCGTCGCGTTTCACTGACAAGGCTGCATTCGCCTCGTCAGAGATAAACTCTGCAAAGGGCAAGGATGGCTGCATCTCCCCGGGGTACTCCAATGTGTTGGTGAGATAGATGCGGAGGCGTTCATCGGCGTGCCAGCCTTGTGCTTGTAGGAACAGACTCAACTTGAGATGCGCGATTGTATACGGAGCGACGAGCAGTTCAAACCCGAAGATCCGTCTGACCAACTGAGCGTTGATATATTGCGTCCACTCTCCGGTGCCGTAGGTCTCGGTGATGTATTCTTTGATGTGGTCCAGCACTGTCAAGAGGAAGCCACCCGTGCCTGTCGCTGGGTCAAGGATGAGCGTGTTGTCATCGGCGAGACCGTCCGGTCTGTTTAGGTCTGTTTTGAGGAGGCTATCGACGGATCTGACGATATAGGAGATAACCTGTGGCGGTGTGTAGTAGACACCGCGATCGACGCGTCGCTGCGGATCGTATTCGGCGAGGAAGGTCTCGTAGAAGTGGATTACTGGGTCTTCAAGATGATTTCTTGCAGCAAACGCCGTGCGGAGCATTTCTGTTGGGACATTTCGGAGGAGTACCGCGATGTCGTCCAGAATATAGGTGATGTTCGTCTCAAGTGTCGGTGAGGCGACGTGATAAAAGAGTTGGATGAGGAACGGGTTTGATCTTGGGAGTGCCTCGGCGGCGGTGTGTCGTGAGAAGTTGGTCGCATTCGGGAGTGTACAGCGTGCGGCGAATAACC from the Candidatus Poribacteria bacterium genome contains:
- a CDS encoding N-6 DNA methylase, which translates into the protein MNFQTHCDRYLQNIQRTQTSTEATPELSLYPHLQAFLEALFVDHFGRDTVQLTQEPRQLDQIGRPDFIAMDGLLPIGYIEAERYGRDLDNLTGHAEAQNARFIENLDNFILTNFVEFRLYADGTLRATASVEDETENLETLLERFLNAGHVQITSPETLARYLARRTRELQTQIATTLSDEDSEIYRMFSAFRETLISTLTPDDFADMYAQTLAYGLFAARCTLPNATNFSRHTAAEALPRSNPFLIQLFYHVASPTLETNITYILDDIAVLLRNVPTEMLRTAFAARNHLEDPVIHFYETFLAEYDPQRRVDRGVYYTPPQVISYIVRSVDSLLKTDLNRPDGLADDNTLILDPATGTGGFLLTVLDHIKEYITETYGTGEWTQYINAQLVRRIFGFELLVAPYTIAHLKLSLFLQAQGWHADERLRIYLTNTLEYPGEMQPSLPFAEFISDEANAALSVKRDEPILVILGNPPYPQDSANPSSEGNRLTFIGELIEDYKPTDGKLLGIKDQTKFLQADYVKFLR